The Thermoleophilia bacterium sequence GGAGCCCTGATCCCGGCCTGGTCAAGCGAAGGCTCGCTCGGATTGGCAAGCATTGACGTCTTGATCGACTCCGTGATCTTTTTTCCCTTGAGATACATCTCAAATCATCCTACGAGGATGATTGGCAGGCCAGCCCACCGCTTCGACCTGCCATAGCCTGCCCGGCATTCAGCCCGCGCCGGTCTGCTCGGTCCAGCTGTCCCGAAAGCTCGTGACCGTCCTCTCGATTCCCTCGACCAGGGATACACGTGACTCGAATCCGATCAATTCGTGGGCGCGAGAGACGTCGAGGTATCTCACCGGCTGCCCATCGGGCCGGGAGGTATCCCAGCGGGTCGCCCCCCCGTAGCCAACTGCGTTCGAGACCGTTTCCGCGAGGCCTTTGATCTTCGTCTCAATGCCGGTGCCAACGTTGAAGGGTTCCGAAGTCTGGGCGTACTCAGCCGACAAAACAACGGCTCTGGCCGCATCGTCCACGTACAGAAACTCGCGGGATGGCGATCCGGTGCCCCAAAGCACTACTTCATCCTCGCGTCGTTCTTCTGCGGCTACGTACTTGTGGATCATGGCCGGGATTACATGGGAATCTTCGAGGTCGAAGTTGTCGCCGGGCCCGTAGAGATTGGCCAGAATGGGCACGCAGGAATCGAGCCCGTACTGGCGACGGTACGTGTCTGACAGAACCACCATCATTTTCTTCGCCAGTCCATACGGCGCGTTCGTCTCTTCCGGGTAGCCGTTCCAGATGTCATCTTCTTTGAACGGCACATCCAGAAACTTCGGGTAGGCACAGACAGTGCAGACTGAGACCAGCCGCTTCGTCTGGAGCTCACGCGCTGCTTCGAATACGTTCAGTCCCATTGCCATGTTGTCGCGAATCAAAGGGGCCGGATGACGCCTGTTGAACCCGATGCCTCCCACGTTCGCAGCGAGATGAATCACTATCTCTGCTCCCTGGAGAGCCTCAAGCGCGGCCCCGGGTTCCGTCAAGTCGTAGTCGGCGGAACGCGGCACCGTGACTTCCGCGCCGAGCTCTTCGAGCCGGCGAACCGTAGGCTGGCCGAGGAAGCCGGCGCCACCAGTGACAGTGACTGCCTTTCCTTCCCAGTAAGAGGGGCTTGGCTCCTTGATTTCAGTCACCGTCCCACCTTGCCTGAAAGCTTGTCATCCAGCAGCTGGATGTCTGCGTCTACCATGAGTTCCATCAGTTCCTTGAAGTGGACCTTCGGCTCCCAACCGAGCTTTCCCCGAGCTTTGGAGGCGTCACCGCGCAACGAGTCGACTTCGGTGGGACGGTAGTACCGCGGATCAATTTCGATGTATTCATCCGGATCCAGATCTGCGTGCTCAAACGCCACCTGCACCGCTTCGCGGACCGAATGCTTTTCGCCAGTTGCGATGACGAAATCCTCCGGTTCGTCCACTTGAAGCATCAGCCACATTGCCTCCACGAAGTCCGGGGCGTATCCCCAGTCACGCTCAGCATCGAGATTGCCCATGAACAGCTTGTCCTGCAGCCCCGCGCGAATCCGGGCCACTGCCCTGGTGATCTTTCGGGTAACAAAGG is a genomic window containing:
- a CDS encoding GDP-L-fucose synthase translates to MKEPSPSYWEGKAVTVTGGAGFLGQPTVRRLEELGAEVTVPRSADYDLTEPGAALEALQGAEIVIHLAANVGGIGFNRRHPAPLIRDNMAMGLNVFEAARELQTKRLVSVCTVCAYPKFLDVPFKEDDIWNGYPEETNAPYGLAKKMMVVLSDTYRRQYGLDSCVPILANLYGPGDNFDLEDSHVIPAMIHKYVAAEERREDEVVLWGTGSPSREFLYVDDAARAVVLSAEYAQTSEPFNVGTGIETKIKGLAETVSNAVGYGGATRWDTSRPDGQPVRYLDVSRAHELIGFESRVSLVEGIERTVTSFRDSWTEQTGAG